A stretch of Gossypium hirsutum isolate 1008001.06 chromosome A06, Gossypium_hirsutum_v2.1, whole genome shotgun sequence DNA encodes these proteins:
- the LOC107960194 gene encoding U-box domain-containing protein 8 produces the protein MSTQLPDDFKCPISLEIMSDPVILSSGHTFDRVSIQRWLDSGHRTCPITKLPLPEHPCLIPNHALRSLISNYTLVSPSKSQPCSQPQTLVSALTSPSSPIGTKLDSLTHLAGLTKRDSSLRRKLTESGAVPAVLKFVDSEDPVLQEKALSLLLNLSLDDDNKVGLVAEGAVNRVVKILRIGSPDCRAIAATIITSLAVVEVNKATIGAYPDAIPALVRLLIAGKGREKKEAATALYAICSFTDNRRRAIDCGAVPILINLLDLGLERAIEVLGLLVKCKEGREEMMKVNGCVKVLVKVLKNGSSRGVQYGLFTLNCLCNYSESFCFEARKQGVLGICLGLVEEENEKIKRYLSNLVQTLSGNHAIG, from the coding sequence ATGTCGACTCAGCTTCCGGACGATTTCAAATGCCCAATATCTCTCGAAATAATGTCTGACCCCGTTATTCTCTCATCGGGTCATACTTTCGACCGGGTTTCAATCCAACGGTGGTTAGATTCCGGTCACCGTACTTGTCCGATTACCAAGCTTCCCTTACCTGAACACCCATGTCTTATCCCTAACCATGCTCTTCGTTCCTTGATTTCCAATTATACCCTCGTCTCCCCTTCGAAATCACAACCTTGTTCTCAGCCACAAACCCTTGTTTCCGCTTTGACGTCCCCTTCGTCTCCTATTGGAACCAAGCTTGACTCGCTCACTCATCTTGCCGGACTCACTAAGCGTGACTCGTCGCTTCGCCGCAAACTCACTGAGTCTGGGGCTGTACCCGCTGTTCTTAAGTTTGTTGACTCGGAGGATCCGGTTTTACAAGAAAAGGCACTTTCTTTGCTCCTTAATCTCAGTCTAGATGATGATAACAAAGTGGGTTTAGTTGCAGAAGGTGCGGTAAACCGGGTCGTTAAAATATTACGTATTGGGTCACCCGATTGTAGAGCCATAGCTGCAACGATTATAACTAGTTTAGCTGTCGTTGAAGTGAATAAAGCGACGATCGGAGCATACCCAGATGCGATTCCGGCGTTGGTTCGGCTTTTAATTGCAGGTAAaggaagggaaaagaaagaggCAGCAACAGCTTTATATGCAATTTGTTCATTTACTGATAATAGAAGAAGAGCTATTGATTGTGGTGCTGTGcctatattgataaatttattggATTTAGGGTTGGAAAGGGCTATTGAAGTGTTGGGATTATTGGTTAAATGCaaagaaggaagagaagaaatgaTGAAAGTTAATGGGTGTGTTAAGGTTTTGGTTAAGGTTTTAAAGAATGGGAGTTCAAGAGGGGTTCAATATGGGTTATTTACTTTGAATTGTTTGTGTAATTATAGTGAAAGTTTTTGTTTTGAAGCAAGAAAACAAGGGGTTTTAGGGATTTGTTTGGGGTTAGtggaagaagaaaatgagaagaTTAAACGATATCTTTCGAATTTGGTTCAAACTTTGAGTGGAAACCATGCTATTGGATGA